The following coding sequences lie in one Kitasatospora azatica KCTC 9699 genomic window:
- a CDS encoding heavy-metal-associated domain-containing protein — MSSTITYTVTGMSCGHCEKSVSSELAALQGVLKVAADAKAGTVTVSSEQPLDDSAVRAAIDEAGYELVGRSA; from the coding sequence ATGTCCAGCACCATCACCTACACCGTCACCGGCATGAGCTGCGGCCACTGCGAGAAGTCGGTCAGCTCAGAACTGGCCGCGCTGCAGGGCGTGCTCAAGGTGGCCGCGGACGCCAAGGCGGGCACCGTCACGGTCTCCTCCGAGCAGCCGCTGGACGACTCGGCCGTGCGCGCCGCCATCGACGAGGCGGGCTACGAACTGGTCGGCCGGTCGGCCTGA
- a CDS encoding heavy metal translocating P-type ATPase — MSPASSTAGDAVSTGSVDRVELSIGGMTCASCAARIEKKLNRMDGVEATVNFATEKARVDFGPGVSVADLIATVERTGYTAEPPPPPAAPGAPARAAGEPTTDPSPAFGQGDPNRERLTLSAVLTVPVVLLSMVPALQFTNWQWLAFALTGPVVLYGGRPFHQAAWTNLRHGAATMDTLVSLGTLAAFGWSVWALFLGDAGMPGMKHEFSLSIGRGDAASTLYLETAAAVTTLILLGRWLEARSKRRAGAALHALLDLGAKEVAVLRDGRELRVPVGELTVGTRFVVRPGEKIATDGVVVEGASAVDASMLTGESVPVEVAVGDPVTGATVNAGGRLVVEARRVGTDTQLARMAQLVEQAQNGKAAAQRLADRISSIFVPVVILIALGTLVGWLLVSNSSTEAFTAAVAVLIIACPCALGLATPTALMVGTGRGAQLGILIKGPEVLESTRRVDTIVLDKTGTVTTGRMALTAVHTADGVSEQQALRLAGALEDASEHPIARAVAAAATERLGALPAVEGFENIPGRGVQGVVDGHAVLAGRESLLADWAQPLDASLAAAKAAAEAAGQTAITVGWDGAARAVLVVADTVKPTSADAVRELRALGLRPVLLTGDHRAVAESVAAEVGIAPEDVIAEVLPEEKVAQVRRLQEQGHSVAMVGDGVNDAAALAQADLGLAMGTGTDAAIEAGDLTLVRGDLRVAADAIRLSRRTLGTIKGNLFWAFAYNVAAIPLAAAGLLNPVVAGATMAFSSVFVVSNSLRLRRFGA, encoded by the coding sequence ATGAGTCCTGCCAGCAGCACGGCCGGCGACGCCGTCAGCACCGGGTCCGTCGACCGGGTGGAGCTCTCGATCGGCGGCATGACCTGCGCCTCCTGCGCCGCCCGGATCGAGAAGAAGCTCAACCGGATGGACGGCGTCGAGGCCACGGTCAACTTCGCCACCGAGAAGGCCCGGGTCGACTTCGGCCCCGGCGTCAGCGTCGCGGACCTGATCGCCACCGTCGAGCGCACCGGCTACACCGCCGAGCCGCCCCCGCCGCCGGCCGCCCCCGGCGCACCGGCCCGGGCCGCCGGCGAACCCACCACCGACCCTTCCCCAGCCTTCGGCCAGGGAGACCCCAACCGCGAGCGCCTGACGCTCAGCGCCGTGCTGACCGTCCCCGTGGTGCTGCTCTCCATGGTGCCCGCGCTGCAGTTCACCAACTGGCAGTGGCTCGCCTTCGCGCTCACCGGCCCGGTGGTGCTGTACGGCGGCCGCCCGTTCCACCAGGCCGCCTGGACCAATCTCCGGCACGGCGCAGCCACCATGGACACCCTGGTCTCGCTGGGCACCCTGGCCGCCTTCGGCTGGTCCGTCTGGGCGCTCTTCCTCGGCGATGCCGGGATGCCGGGCATGAAGCACGAGTTCTCGCTGTCGATCGGCCGTGGTGACGCCGCCTCGACCCTCTACCTGGAGACCGCGGCCGCCGTCACCACGCTGATCCTGCTCGGCCGCTGGCTGGAGGCCCGCTCCAAGCGCCGGGCCGGCGCCGCCCTGCACGCCCTGCTCGACCTCGGCGCCAAGGAGGTCGCGGTGCTGCGCGACGGGCGCGAGCTGCGGGTCCCGGTCGGCGAGCTGACCGTGGGCACCCGCTTCGTGGTCCGCCCCGGCGAGAAGATCGCCACCGACGGGGTGGTGGTCGAGGGCGCCTCCGCGGTGGACGCCTCGATGCTGACCGGCGAGTCGGTCCCGGTCGAGGTCGCGGTCGGCGACCCGGTCACCGGCGCCACCGTGAACGCGGGCGGCCGCCTGGTGGTGGAGGCCCGCCGGGTCGGCACCGACACCCAGCTGGCCCGGATGGCCCAACTGGTCGAGCAGGCACAGAACGGCAAGGCCGCGGCCCAGCGGCTGGCCGACCGGATCTCCTCGATATTCGTCCCCGTGGTGATCCTGATCGCCCTGGGCACCCTGGTCGGCTGGCTGCTGGTCAGCAACAGCAGCACCGAGGCGTTCACCGCGGCCGTCGCCGTGCTGATCATCGCCTGCCCGTGCGCCCTGGGCCTGGCCACCCCGACCGCGCTGATGGTCGGCACCGGGCGCGGCGCCCAGCTGGGCATCCTGATCAAGGGCCCCGAGGTGCTGGAGAGCACCCGCAGGGTGGACACCATCGTGCTGGACAAGACCGGCACCGTGACCACCGGCCGGATGGCGCTGACCGCCGTGCACACCGCTGACGGCGTGTCGGAGCAGCAGGCGCTGCGCCTGGCCGGCGCCCTGGAGGACGCCTCCGAGCACCCGATCGCCCGGGCCGTCGCGGCCGCCGCCACCGAGCGGCTCGGCGCCCTGCCCGCCGTCGAGGGCTTCGAGAACATCCCGGGCCGCGGCGTGCAGGGCGTGGTGGACGGCCACGCGGTGCTGGCCGGGCGGGAGAGCCTGCTGGCCGACTGGGCGCAGCCGTTGGACGCCTCGCTCGCCGCCGCCAAGGCCGCGGCCGAGGCCGCCGGGCAGACCGCCATCACGGTCGGCTGGGACGGCGCGGCCCGCGCGGTCCTGGTGGTCGCCGACACCGTCAAGCCCACCAGCGCGGACGCGGTGCGCGAGCTGCGAGCCCTGGGCCTGCGGCCGGTGCTGCTGACCGGCGACCACCGGGCGGTGGCCGAGTCGGTGGCGGCCGAGGTCGGCATCGCCCCCGAGGACGTGATCGCCGAGGTGCTGCCCGAGGAGAAGGTCGCCCAGGTCCGGCGGCTGCAGGAGCAGGGCCACTCGGTGGCGATGGTCGGCGACGGCGTCAACGACGCGGCCGCACTGGCCCAGGCCGACCTGGGTCTGGCGATGGGCACCGGGACCGACGCGGCGATCGAGGCCGGCGACCTGACCCTGGTCCGCGGGGACCTGCGGGTGGCGGCCGACGCGATCCGGCTCTCCCGGCGGACCCTGGGCACCATCAAGGGCAACCTGTTCTGGGCCTTCGCCTACAACGTGGCCGCGATCCCGCTGGCCGCGGCGGGCCTGCTCAACCCGGTGGTGGCCGGCGCCACGATGGCCTTCTCCTCGGTCTTCGTGGTCAGCAACAGCCTGCGGCTGCGCCGCTTCGGCGCCTGA